taaaaaattttatcatataaaattaaattggagTGATCCTCACCATCATTTGTCCCAATCATATTCATACATATTCATTGTAATTGTTAAAATCAAATATTATCAAGTTACAATACATGTCAACTTCATTGATAAGGACGGAACACTGCCTCTAGAAAAATGTTACGTTAactcaaaattttatttatcaaatacatatatatatatatatatatgtatgcaaatgtggtttttttttaaattttttttctataaacaATTACAATACATCTAGAAAACTAACATATCGTGGGACCAAATATGGTGTGCCTAGTTATTTCATCTATAAAAAGCATCAGGGCCAAGTTTTGGAATTGATTTAGGTTTTGAGGGATCAATAAAGGAATCAATGTATTCATTAAAAACTAATTGGAACATAACCTATATGTCTTAGCTTATGAGAATATTTATGGCAATACAAAATGTTTTCAAACTTTCTAGTCATCTCGGGTTAAAACTAATTTtctctttgaaaaaaaaaaaaaaagatctacaAAAATCAAGTAATAGTACTGAATAAAATTCCCAATACCCGTCACCCAATTGTTTTTACCAATCCTAATATTGCAGCAGTAAATAtgccttttttctctctttttttgtaaaaatcattttatagtattgttttttttttgttcttttaatAATTTGCGTCTCCTAAAGTGCCAGACGAGGATAACATCTATGGACTTCTGCCTGCAAATTGTACGTATATTCTTATTGCCCGGTTTGGAAACTAAAGCCAAGTTCATTGTACAGCATAAATGCTTCAATGTAACATCTGGAGTCTTATCCCAAATATCTAAATTTTCATTCACAATCATATGATAAGAGTAGAATCTGGACTTTGATAAACTATTCTTTAGTACAACCAAGGATTCAGAAAGTGAATTTTTGGGTTTTGATCAACATGTTACAAAGATTAATCCATTGTTAAGTAGAGGATTCTTTAGCTCTAGAAGTTATCCAACTCAACAACTTGTTGCAATCCCAAATGGTTAGAGTAGAAAGATGTGGCATGGATCCTCCTTCCACCGTCCAGTTTTCTAAGGCAGGCATATTGTCAATGAAAAGATGCCTGAGTTGAGGGAAGCCACTGGCATGACAAACCATGTTTTTTCCAACAAAGGACAGCATTCCCAGCTTCAATATTCTTAGATTGGGAAGCCTCTCCAGAGCTTCCATTGGATCATCCCCAATTTCGCAGCCTGACAAGGTCAAAGATTGGAGACTTGGACACAAATGAGATGCTTGCTTGGGTAATTTGCCGCACAGAGCACTAGATGCATGTATACTTAACTCATAAATGTTGCAATTCATCAAAAGCTTTTTGAGAAGAACAAAACCTGCGTCTGAACTTAGATGGACACGTAAGTCTTTAGCAGCCTCAATGTAGTTGATCATCTTGGAGATGCTCTCGTTTCCATTAACTTTTGCATGATAGAGGTATCGCAGATTTTTCAGCTTATAAAGATCTGAAATTTCCATGTGTTCACATGCAATTCCTTCCAATGTCTCCAACTTATCCAGGCCATGCAATGTCAATTTTTCTCCTCCTACTGCATGATACTTCCGATTAAGATAAAGGTGTCTCAATTGCTTCAATTTCCACAAAGCATTGGGTAATGCACAGTCACCCTCATTGGTTATATCATCTCTAAGATCAAGGGTCCGTAAGAATGGCAAGTCGCAGATGGATGATGGCAACTCCTTCACTCCACAGTCTTTTATGCATAGAAACCTCAAATGGATCAAGCTACCAAAACGTTGAGGTAGTTTATTGAAACGGACACCTGAAAGGTAAAGAACTCTAAGAAGCTTTAGTTTCATCAACTCACTTGGCAACAAAAGATCATCTACCCTGAGCTGAATAACAAAAGGGATCGAAGTTGTTGAGCAGATTCTTGTATGACATTATAATCAAATGAATGATCCTTGTAATTATTAGAATTGAAAGAATGAGGCCTCTGTGAATGTGGTTTTCCATCTGGAAGAACTCTTCTTCTTCACTCTTTGCCAGATACAGCTCTCGCATAAGGTCATGTAGGCGGCAAAATTGCATTGATCCTGCAAACTGTTCATCCGCTTGCACCTGCACTAAAGATCTGCTCGCCAGTTCATTGAAGTAGCGTTCTGCTACATCCATcagtgtttcttcttttccttgatCCCTTGATGAAACTATGCCTTCTGCCATCCAACACAAACACAATTCTTCTGCTTGTATCATTTTATCTTCTGGATAATGGCTCATATAAAGAAAGCATGGTTTCAAATGATAAGGCAAGTCATCATAACTTAAGGTCAATACTTGCACTATTGCTTGATCTCCTTCACTGCTTTCGCTCCTCCTTAAGTACGAATCAATGACTTTGTGCACCTTCTTCCAACCATCTAAGCAATTCTTTTCACGCAAAATGCCTCCAATGACAGAGATTGCTAAAGGTTCGTCTCCACATTTGGCCACCATTTCTCTTCCCAAGTCTTCCACGAGCTTTGGTTCAATTCTTGAGTCTGAAAATAGGTTGTTTAAAagattaattaatttaattgaaTCGCTAAATGCGAAATGTTTTCGTGATGGGAAGTCCACAATGCAGCAAATTGTTGCCACTGTACAGGTATTTTATCTAGTGGCAGATTTGTGGTTGACAGAATTACTACTTAGTGTAGAAATGACCTGCATCAAAGTGCCTAAATTAATGCTAATGAACTGACAATTCTCATTCACTAACGTATCGTTACCTAGTTCTACAAGCCTTGAAGCATTGAAATTTATCCAGACCTCCAAAAAAACTAAAGCTTTTCTGATACCCAGAGGAAATTTTGCCAATCAAAACATTAACATCTGAAATAGTACCATGCAGATATTTCAAAACTTATCTAGTAACCGGAATTTCTGGTATAGGCTAACCTCCAGGATCTCTTCTGCAGAATGCCTTCTTCTGGAGCAATTCCCAACTCTCCTCTTTATTTAGAAATCCAAGTGGATACAGGATGCCAACCTTGGCTACATTTTCTTTGCGAGTTGTGAGCAAAATCTTGCTGAGGCTTGCCTCAGCAATTGGGAAGGCAGGTCTAAGGCTATTCCAATCATCCACCCTCCATATGTCATCAACAACAACTAGACAACTTTTCACTTTCTGCACCTTGTAAAGCTCCTCCACAACTTCCCTCTCTCCCATTCGAGAAATCTCGTCCTTCTTTTCTGGAGCAAGCTGCTTCAGGATATCTTGAAGTACGTTCATGGGTTTGCAAACTTGGGTTATACAAACCCTCGGATATACAAACCCAAGCAAAGCCTTTGAAACTGCGTTCCCGGTGGTGGTAGATTTTTCGGGCAAGAGCTGTCTTTCCTAAGCCACCCATCCCATATATTGAAACGACTCGAGCATCCCTCTTGGCATGATCAAGCATTAGCGATACCAGTTGATTGATGTCCTTTTTCATCCCAACAAAGTCTTCCTCAACCTCGTGGGCGTACCTTTGCCtcaaccattttcttctttcatttcttgCATCTGAACTCTCATTATCCATTGCAGCTTTTATGCCAAAAGATTCCATGCTCGCTGTGAGGTTGCTGATCTCTGTTTTGATATCTGCAATCTGGGAACCAACCTTGTGAAGGCTTGTGGATTCTCTCAGCATACAAGCAAATCTTTTGAGCATGCTGCAGATGTCCTTCCTTTCCCTTTTCGATGCAACTTTAGCAGCATAAGTCTCGACAACATTTTCAATCCGATAGGCCAGATCCCTGATCTGTTTTACATAATTACGGACGCTGGACTCTTCATGTTTCCTTTTATCCACGTCCTCCAGGAAACACTGCATCCGCTGCAGCAGGGATTGAACTTCCTTCACTTCTCTGCCAACTCCTGATAAGAATCTCAATTCTTGAACTTATAATTCCCGAAGGGTTTCCAAAGCTAGATTGACTACATTTTCTGCCGTTAATTGTTTTCTTGAGTGCGGAACAATCGATATCAcaaagttgatttttttttttttttttgggaagagTTACATGTTACACGAGCTTTAAATCTTCAGCTGCACTTTGTTGACTAGTTCTTCGATGGCAATTGGGACGGATGCCACAACGTGCAAGGGGAGCGATGGGGCCAGGGGGCGGGGCAATGCCGGGCAAGGGGAGGTATATGGCTCCCCGCTCCAAGTCCACCCCATTGTCATCCATATCAAAGAATATTACTCCTACAAATTAAAGCAAGTAGTATGTATGGTACTGCCgcgttgttttgaaaatttttatgtgCTATAACGTGTATATTACCTGATATTCAACCGATATGCTGCAATAAATATAGAACAACCGCGACCACGACACGACCGCTAACTGTGACCGCGAATTATGCACCCAATCGGGCCATTCCACAAATTGAAACAACTCCGAATTTCCTATTATCATCAAGCAACATTGATACCAATGCACTTATCTCCTCTTCCATCCCGATAAAACGTTCCTCCACTCCATGAGCACAAGTTTTTCTCAACCATTTTTTGCTCTCACTTTTCCCACCAGAACTAGATTCCCCCCTCTCCAACACTGCTTTGATGCCATAGGTTTCCATTCGTGATATCATATTTGCTTTGATGCCTTAAGTTGCCATTCTTGATATCAGATTTACTACGTCTGTTTTGATATCATTAATCTCTGTTCCAACTTCATGGATACTATAGCATTCACAGGATGAGCAAGCTACTCGATTGAGAAAGTCCTTAAttcccatttttcttcttttcagtaTAACCTCAGCTGCATTTGTTTCCACAACATCCTCAATCCGATAAGAAAGCTTCTTGATTTCTTTAACGAAATTTTGGACGCTTTGCTTTTCATATTTTATCCTATCATGGTCCTCTAGGAAACACTGCATTTGCTTGAGCTCTGCTTGCACATCTTTAACTTGGCTACTGACTCCAGATAAGAACTTGACTTCTCCAATTGGTATATCACGAATGGTTCCAAGAGCAAGATCAACACCAGGCCCTGTCATTTCTCTCTGTTATCAAGCGTATAGTCTTGCAAATTGAAATATGCTGTTCAGCATCTGGCCTGCTTATATCTTATTTGCATAGTCATTTCTTCCTCGTATGTCAGAATCAAGAAGTCTCTCTTTTGTTTGGTAAATAAGACAAGGGTGGATAAGGTTGGGTCCCATTTAAAGGCAATCAGTACTCTGTGTTGAAGATGGAAAAAACTTGTATTAGCCACTTGACTTTCAGTGGTTCTGCATATATTGTTAAACCAACGCCTGTTATAATGCAAGGCTAGCTCTTAACCACTGGAAGTAGCCCAATTGCTTTGTATACAAAACTGCGGTGAAATCAAAACACACaattttcatttgtgaagtaaatttCCAGGAACCACCCGACAAAGAATTAAACAAGCCAACGCCGTTCATAAAATACAAAGTAATGCTAGTAATATTATATAATCAGTAACCATACCCATCTTCCATCTGAGAAGCATCATGAAAATGAGGAACCCCAATAATCCCCATAGGTTGGGATACAATATGCAAGAGCTCCTAATCAGCCTTCCCAGGGAAACGATTATTTATGATGAGCCTATATGTTGTCAGAAACAGGTTCTGCACAACATTAATGATTAAAGCCCAACCCGTCTTACAGTTAAAATGACATGAGTAATTTTCCCAGAGGTAGAAAGAAGCCCTTGAGAAATAGAAAGGGTGTGGTTTAATTTGCTCGTTCTCTGAGAACATCAAGCTCCATTTCAGTAGGATCAGTGGCCTGGATCTCATAATGGATACCCTGCAGCTCCCTTCGGAACCTATCCTTAGATGTGGCATACAACATTTTCGGACGGATCCTGGACACAGATGGAGACCTGGAAAACAAAAGTCAATCACCATATCGTGTTCTCTAGTAACTAGATGGTGTATGCTAAGTTTCTAACGTAGCACATGTAGAGAACACATATGAACAAACTTAAAAAGCTCTATTTATCATTCATCAGCATATTAGTTGCAGcatgaaaaagaaataagaaatagCTACTCATGAGCAAACTTCAAAAGCCTCTAATAATCATTCTACAGCATAATAGCTGCagcttaagaaaaaaaataagaaacagCTTTGACAATTAGAAGACTTTTCTCCTACTAAGGCAGGACTCAATCCAGTCCAAGAAAAATGATTGGTCCAATCAGAAACACTAATTAGAATCCAGAAGCAGTGTGGAGCAATACTCTCAGTTCTAAACACAGAGCAAGTAAAGTATTAGAGTACATAGAATTTGCAGATGATGTCAACGACGACAAAATGATAAACGAATACAGAATGTTTATTAAGTGTGAGAGTCTGTTCATCAccgcaagagagagagagatagagagagagattcTTGATCAACATGCAGCCTAGATGTCAATAATTCATTATCCACTATCTGACAAATCTTTATGTGAAAGCAGATAGCAGACAGCAGAATACAAGTCAGCATCTTCTATTTATTGCTTAGGCGTGGACAATTCCTTATCCAGTGTCACAACTTTTCAGGGCTACATAAAAGCAGAAACAGAACATAAATCATCAATGCAAGGACAGGACGGAAAGATGAGAACTCTTATGGAGCT
This Coffea arabica cultivar ET-39 chromosome 3e, Coffea Arabica ET-39 HiFi, whole genome shotgun sequence DNA region includes the following protein-coding sequences:
- the LOC140038776 gene encoding putative disease resistance protein At1g50180, whose amino-acid sequence is MTGPGVDLALGTIRDIPIGEVKFLSGVSSQVKDVQAELKQMQCFLEDHDRIKYEKQSVQNFVKEIKKLSYRIEDVVETNAAEVILKRRKMGIKDFLNRVACSSCECYSIHEVGTEINDIKTDVVNLISRMAT
- the LOC140038916 gene encoding probable disease resistance protein At1g58390, translating into MNVLQDILKQLAPEKKDEISRMGEREVVEELYKVQKVKSCLVVVDDIWRVDDWNSLRPAFPIAEASLSKILLTTRKENVAKVGILYPLGFLNKEESWELLQKKAFCRRDPGDSRIEPKLVEDLGREMVAKCGDEPLAISVIGGILREKNCLDGWKKVHKVIDSYLRRSESSEGDQAIVQVLTLSYDDLPYHLKPCFLYMSHYPEDKMIQAEELCLCWMAEGIVSSRDQGKEETLMDVAERYFNELASRSLVQVQADEQFAGSMQFCRLHDLMRELYLAKSEEEEFFQMENHIHRGLILSILIITRIIHLIIMSYKNLLNNFDPFCYSAQGR
- the LOC113734285 gene encoding probable disease resistance protein RXW24L, encoding MKLKLLRVLYLSGVRFNKLPQRFGSLIHLRFLCIKDCGVKELPSSICDLPFLRTLDLRDDITNEGDCALPNALWKLKQLRHLYLNRKYHAVGGEKLTLHGLDKLETLEGIACEHMEISDLYKLKNLRYLYHAKVNGNESISKMINYIEAAKDLRVHLSSDAGFVLLKKLLMNCNIYELSIHASSALCGKLPKQASHLCPSLQSLTLSGCEIGDDPMEALERLPNLRILKLGMLSFVGKNMVCHASGFPQLRHLFIDNMPALENWTVEGGSMPHLSTLTIWDCNKLLSWITSRAKESST